GTTGTTGCGAGGAGTCGGGAACAGCCAGCGGCCGTTGCCCGTTATCGGCCTCAGTTCCTCAAGCACAGCCTTCACCTGCACGGACAGCGGGACTATATGGCGACGCTTCATCTTCATCTTGCCCGCAGGAATGTCCCAGACATCGCCCTTAATTTCCGACCATTCTGCAGAGCGAACCTCTCCCGGACGTGCGAACGTATACACAGAGAAGAGCATTGCACAGCGCATCACCGTGTAAGGGTAAGCCTTCATTGCCCGCATCAGGATTGCTATATCGGCGGGATTCGTGAGAGTTGCGTAGTGCTTGTTGTTGCGTGGCCGGAGTGCTCCTAGAAGCGCGGCGGTCGGATCGCTGTCGGTGTACCCTGCGGCTATGGCATAGCGATATATCTGCCCGATAACGGTCTTCACGCGTTTAGCCGTCTCATCATGCCCTGTATCCTCAATGCTCCGGCAAACCTGCAGAATATTTCCCGACGTTATCTCTCGGAGCGGCCAAGACCCGAGCGCGGGCAGTATGTATTTCTCGAGACGGAAGCGGACAGTGCGCAGGTAGCTCTCTGCTTTGTCTTTCATGCGGACGGTCAGCCATTCATCAGCGGCATCGGAGAATGTTTGCGGGACTCTGGCCGTTTTCAGCGTGGGACTCTCTCCTTTGGCTCTGGCCATCTGAATCTCATCACGTTTTATGCGGGCATCTTTAAGGGATAAATCAGGATACGGGCCGAGCGATAATTTATGCTCCTTGTTGTTTTCCCAGT
Above is a genomic segment from Synergistaceae bacterium containing:
- a CDS encoding integrase arm-type DNA-binding domain-containing protein; translated protein: MLTELQVKNAKPREHSYMVRDDKGLYLRVDPSGRKYWILRYWENNKEHKLSLGPYPDLSLKDARIKRDEIQMARAKGESPTLKTARVPQTFSDAADEWLTVRMKDKAESYLRTVRFRLEKYILPALGSWPLREITSGNILQVCRSIEDTGHDETAKRVKTVIGQIYRYAIAAGYTDSDPTAALLGALRPRNNKHYATLTNPADIAILMRAMKAYPYTVMRCAMLFSVYTFARPGEVRSAEWSEIKGDVWDIPAGKMKMKRRHIVPLSVQVKAVLEELRPITGNGRWLFPTPRNNGHCMSENGVRVALRTIGFTKEQITPHGFRAMFSTIANEHGINRDVIERQLAHVEENTVRGAYNHAEYMPERIKLMQWWADYLDGLSCPS